From a region of the Bermanella marisrubri genome:
- the galE gene encoding UDP-glucose 4-epimerase GalE, which produces MPKTILVTGGAGYIGSHTCVELLEAGYDVVVLDNLSNSNPKSLDRVQEITDKTLQFIEGDVRDREVLQAIFNKHDVYGVIHFAGLKAVGESCEMPMHYYDNNVYGSIVLTQEMEKAGVKNLVFSSSATVYGDPERLPLTEDMPLSATNPYGRSKLMIEDMLRDLEVADQLTEQEIKWNIAILRYFNPVGAHKSGNIGEDPNGIPNNLMPYITQVAIGKLKELQVFGGDYDTHDGTGVRDYIHVVDLAKGHVKAIEAIGHTVTGAKAINLGTGNGLSVLDLVKSFEKQNSVSIPHKITDRRPGDVAACYADSSLAQQLLDWRTEYNEEQMTKDSWHWQQKNPTGYK; this is translated from the coding sequence ATGCCAAAAACAATACTCGTAACAGGCGGAGCAGGATACATAGGCTCCCACACATGTGTCGAACTACTCGAAGCCGGCTACGACGTAGTGGTGCTCGATAACTTAAGTAATAGCAACCCAAAATCCCTCGACCGAGTGCAAGAGATTACAGATAAAACATTACAGTTTATTGAAGGTGACGTGCGAGACAGAGAAGTACTACAAGCTATTTTCAATAAACATGATGTCTATGGTGTTATTCACTTTGCCGGCTTAAAAGCTGTCGGCGAGTCCTGCGAAATGCCCATGCATTATTACGACAACAACGTCTATGGCAGCATCGTTCTAACACAAGAGATGGAAAAAGCTGGCGTGAAAAACTTAGTGTTTAGTTCATCTGCAACGGTATATGGCGACCCAGAAAGATTGCCGTTAACAGAAGATATGCCGCTTTCTGCAACTAACCCTTATGGCCGCAGTAAGTTAATGATTGAAGATATGCTACGTGACTTAGAAGTAGCAGACCAGCTCACTGAGCAAGAAATCAAATGGAACATTGCCATTCTCAGATATTTTAATCCAGTGGGTGCTCACAAAAGTGGCAACATAGGGGAGGACCCTAATGGAATCCCTAATAATCTAATGCCTTATATTACTCAAGTTGCTATTGGTAAGCTAAAAGAATTACAGGTATTCGGTGGCGATTATGATACTCATGACGGAACGGGGGTTCGCGACTATATCCATGTAGTGGATTTAGCAAAAGGCCATGTAAAAGCCATCGAAGCTATCGGTCACACCGTGACAGGGGCAAAAGCCATTAATCTTGGTACTGGAAACGGCCTAAGCGTGTTAGATTTAGTGAAATCCTTTGAAAAACAAAACTCAGTTAGCATCCCGCATAAAATTACTGATAGAAGACCAGGTGATGTTGCAGCATGTTACGCAGATTCCTCTCTGGCCCAGCAGTTATTGGATTGGCGCACTGAGTATAATGAAGAGCAAATGACGAAGGATAGCTGGCATTGGCAGCAAAAAAACCCAACGGGATACAAATAG
- the rfbB gene encoding dTDP-glucose 4,6-dehydratase yields the protein MSKKILVTGGAGFIGSAVVRHILNDTHDSVVNLDKLTYAGNLESLNEIAGSERYAFEQVDICDRPALERVFAEHKPDAIMHLAAESHVDRSIDGPAAFIETNIVGTYTLLEVARAYWNGLPEKQKNSFRFHHISTDEVYGDLENPEDLFTEETAYAPSSPYSASKASSDHLVRAWKRTYGFPTIITNCSNNYGPYHFPEKLIPLVILNALEGKELPIYGKGDQVRDWLYVEDHARALYKVVTEGQIGETYNIGGHNEKQNIEVVQTICELLEELVPENAYSRMGGNPSGFKGLIAYVEDRPGHDLRYAIDASKIQKELGWTPLETFESGIRKTVEWYLSNKEWVQHVQDGSYQRERLGVSV from the coding sequence ATGTCAAAAAAAATACTCGTAACAGGTGGTGCTGGATTCATCGGTTCGGCAGTCGTTCGCCATATTTTGAATGATACGCACGATTCAGTTGTTAATCTTGATAAGTTAACTTATGCCGGAAACTTAGAGAGCCTGAATGAGATCGCCGGTTCTGAGCGATACGCCTTCGAGCAGGTCGACATATGTGATCGACCAGCGTTAGAGCGTGTGTTTGCTGAGCATAAACCAGATGCGATAATGCATCTAGCGGCGGAAAGTCATGTTGATCGTTCAATTGACGGTCCTGCGGCCTTCATTGAAACGAATATTGTGGGAACGTACACACTCTTAGAAGTTGCTAGAGCGTATTGGAATGGATTACCTGAAAAACAAAAGAATTCATTCCGATTTCATCATATATCAACTGATGAAGTATATGGTGACCTCGAAAACCCAGAAGATCTATTTACTGAAGAAACAGCTTATGCACCAAGCTCTCCATACTCCGCCAGTAAGGCAAGTTCGGATCATCTTGTAAGAGCATGGAAGCGTACTTATGGCTTTCCAACTATAATAACGAACTGCTCAAACAATTATGGCCCATATCATTTTCCAGAAAAGCTAATTCCACTTGTAATTCTTAATGCTTTAGAAGGTAAAGAGTTACCCATCTATGGTAAAGGTGACCAAGTGCGCGACTGGCTCTATGTTGAGGATCACGCACGAGCTCTATATAAGGTAGTTACCGAAGGTCAAATCGGTGAAACCTATAATATTGGTGGCCACAATGAAAAGCAGAATATAGAAGTTGTTCAAACCATTTGTGAATTACTTGAGGAACTCGTTCCAGAGAATGCTTATTCTCGAATGGGCGGTAATCCATCAGGATTCAAAGGACTTATTGCATATGTAGAAGATCGCCCAGGCCACGATCTTCGCTATGCAATTGATGCAAGTAAAATCCAAAAAGAATTGGGTTGGACGCCTTTGGAAACCTTTGAGTCAGGTATTCGTAAAACCGTTGAATGGTATCTCTCAAATAAAGAGTGGGTGCAGCATGTTCAAGATGGTAGCTATCAACGTGAGCGTCTAGGAGTGAGTGTATAG
- a CDS encoding MBL fold metallo-hydrolase RNA specificity domain-containing protein yields the protein MINHHGAVSGVTGSCHELRYTHRGQEKGVLIDCGLFQGDEALNAELQNGGRPDKTQEQLLSENIPFPIDHIAALVVTHVHIDHVGRIPYLIAKGFDAPIYCTVASAHLLPLVLEDALKVGFTRNQALIDMFLSKIKQQIRPLAYNQIQHIDESLSIKLSPAGHILGSAYVTCELKSSSPPRRGTNPKETKTIIFSGDLGASQSPIIRSFQSPEACDELVLESTYGDKNHEDRVTRQQRLQKILERALEDGGTVLIPAFSIGRTQELLYEIEDILHNNERNSKHSKLNVMVDSPLAAQFTQSYRELKHLWDDEAQAKLKQGRHPLNFDELTTIESHKEHLETIDYLVRSRKPAIVIAASGMCNGGRIMNYLKAMLGENRNDLLFVGYQASGTIGRLIQKYGPKGGYVDIDGKRIIIKANIHTISGYSAHADQSDLKFFVRGMKQKPKKIRLIHGDGSAKRELRAQLNHDFPDIDVIIPEK from the coding sequence ATGATAAATCACCACGGAGCGGTATCGGGCGTCACGGGCTCGTGTCACGAATTACGCTATACACACCGAGGCCAAGAAAAAGGCGTTTTAATTGATTGCGGATTATTCCAAGGAGATGAAGCGCTTAATGCGGAACTCCAAAACGGAGGGCGGCCAGATAAGACCCAAGAACAATTACTGAGCGAAAACATTCCTTTCCCAATAGATCATATCGCTGCACTGGTAGTCACCCACGTGCATATCGACCATGTGGGTCGCATACCATATTTAATCGCTAAAGGCTTTGACGCCCCAATTTATTGCACGGTTGCTAGTGCCCACTTACTCCCATTAGTCCTAGAAGATGCGCTAAAGGTCGGTTTTACGCGTAACCAGGCGTTAATCGATATGTTCCTAAGTAAGATTAAACAGCAGATCCGACCTTTGGCTTACAACCAAATTCAACACATAGACGAAAGCTTGAGTATTAAGCTAAGCCCGGCAGGTCATATATTGGGCAGTGCTTATGTAACCTGCGAACTAAAGTCGTCATCCCCGCCAAGGCGGGGAACCAACCCAAAAGAAACCAAAACCATCATCTTTTCTGGAGATTTAGGCGCATCCCAAAGCCCAATTATTCGCTCATTTCAGTCACCAGAAGCCTGTGACGAACTGGTCCTAGAATCCACCTATGGCGACAAAAACCACGAAGATCGCGTAACAAGGCAGCAGCGTCTACAAAAGATCCTAGAGCGCGCATTGGAAGATGGCGGAACCGTGCTCATTCCTGCGTTTAGCATTGGTCGAACTCAAGAATTGCTCTACGAAATTGAAGATATCCTGCACAATAATGAGCGCAACAGTAAACATTCAAAACTCAATGTTATGGTAGATAGTCCTTTAGCCGCGCAATTCACCCAAAGCTACCGTGAACTTAAGCATCTATGGGATGACGAAGCACAAGCAAAACTAAAACAAGGCAGGCATCCACTTAACTTTGACGAATTGACTACAATAGAAAGCCATAAAGAACATTTAGAAACGATTGATTACTTAGTGCGCAGTAGAAAACCGGCCATTGTTATCGCGGCTAGCGGAATGTGTAATGGTGGACGAATAATGAACTACCTAAAGGCTATGTTAGGCGAAAATCGAAACGATTTGCTCTTTGTTGGCTATCAGGCATCAGGTACAATTGGTCGTTTGATACAAAAGTATGGGCCAAAAGGCGGATACGTCGACATAGATGGCAAACGCATAATAATAAAGGCCAACATTCATACCATTAGCGGATACAGTGCTCATGCTGACCAAAGCGACTTGAAGTTTTTTGTTCGTGGTATGAAACAAAAGCCAAAGAAGATACGCCTAATACACGGAGATGGATCAGCCAAAAGGGAACTTCGAGCACAACTAAATCATGACTTCCCTGATATTGATGTCATCATCCCAGAGAAATAA
- a CDS encoding integration host factor subunit beta: MTKSELIERITEKHPEMSAKDIELAVKTILDTMSQALSQGERIEIRGFGSFSLHFRNPRVGRNPKTGEAVPLKGKYVPHFKPGKELREQVNDLVNGDSMMV, translated from the coding sequence ATGACCAAGTCAGAACTGATAGAGCGAATAACTGAAAAACACCCTGAAATGTCAGCCAAAGATATAGAGTTGGCCGTTAAAACCATACTCGACACAATGTCTCAGGCCCTCAGTCAAGGCGAGCGTATCGAGATTCGCGGATTTGGCAGCTTTTCATTGCATTTTCGCAATCCTCGTGTAGGGCGAAACCCCAAGACCGGGGAGGCAGTCCCACTAAAAGGTAAATACGTTCCACACTTTAAGCCAGGAAAAGAGCTGCGCGAGCAGGTAAATGACTTGGTGAACGGCGATAGTATGATGGTCTAG
- a CDS encoding glycosyltransferase — translation MKTKKNIVIIIDSIGGGGAERVMLDLARGIVQSGHNAFFIALEKRIDHQVYEEVPVFILYDDRDLKAITRRKKARLQSAKKLEGLVSEIETSHGKIHLFLSNLDPTNGVVALTKFDNVKYVLHSAMEKEVKRERRLGPFKYFRKIMQKRVMNDKDLVAVSQGVATEAATLGLIKPRSVTTIYNPCNVALIRTMSEQYAPEIPNKPFILHVGRVVKAKRHDILFSALALVPDQIMVCLCKDVEKAKAIADKYGVADRVVLPGFTNNPYAWMKRAELTVLSSDYEGLPTVLIESLICGTPIVSTNCTYGPSEIMTDKLSEYLCDTGDPFALSKNIKKALVDYPDLESLPILKAVELSNVVDQYLKLAN, via the coding sequence ATGAAAACGAAAAAGAATATAGTCATCATAATTGATTCTATAGGCGGTGGTGGCGCAGAGCGGGTGATGCTTGACCTAGCTCGCGGCATTGTTCAATCTGGACACAATGCGTTTTTTATAGCACTAGAAAAAAGGATTGATCATCAAGTTTATGAAGAAGTTCCCGTCTTTATTCTTTATGACGATAGAGATTTAAAGGCTATCACTCGTCGAAAAAAGGCCCGACTACAATCTGCCAAAAAATTAGAGGGGTTAGTATCTGAAATAGAAACGAGCCACGGTAAGATACATTTGTTCCTTTCTAATTTGGATCCGACAAACGGAGTTGTGGCATTGACTAAATTTGATAATGTCAAATACGTCTTGCACAGTGCTATGGAAAAAGAGGTCAAGCGAGAAAGACGGCTAGGGCCTTTTAAGTATTTTCGCAAAATAATGCAAAAGAGAGTGATGAACGATAAAGACTTGGTCGCGGTTTCTCAAGGTGTTGCAACTGAGGCAGCGACATTAGGTTTAATTAAACCAAGATCAGTGACTACTATTTATAATCCTTGCAATGTTGCTCTCATTAGAACCATGTCCGAACAATATGCCCCCGAGATTCCAAATAAACCTTTTATTTTACATGTTGGGCGCGTTGTGAAAGCCAAGCGGCATGATATCTTATTCTCTGCACTTGCGCTTGTACCTGATCAGATCATGGTTTGTCTTTGTAAAGATGTAGAAAAGGCTAAGGCTATTGCGGATAAATATGGGGTAGCTGATCGCGTAGTATTACCTGGATTCACAAATAATCCTTACGCATGGATGAAAAGAGCTGAGCTAACAGTTTTATCTTCTGACTATGAGGGCTTGCCAACTGTTTTGATCGAATCTCTCATATGTGGTACGCCAATTGTATCGACCAATTGTACATACGGTCCCTCTGAGATAATGACTGACAAGCTTTCTGAGTATTTATGTGATACAGGTGATCCCTTTGCGTTATCCAAGAACATAAAAAAGGCACTAGTAGACTACCCTGATCTTGAAAGCTTGCCTATTCTTAAAGCTGTAGAGCTGTCCAATGTGGTTGACCAATACTTAAAGTTGGCTAATTAG
- the galU gene encoding UTP--glucose-1-phosphate uridylyltransferase GalU has translation MVKKAVIPVAGLGTRMLPATKAIPKEMLPIVDKPLIQYIVEECAAAGITEIVLVTHSSKNAIENHFDTSFELESTLEKRVKRQLLEEVQSITPDGVTIMHVRQGHAKGLGHAVLCALPVVGEEPFAVVLPDVLIDQYESDLKTQNLAQMIKTFDATNVSQIMVEAVPQEKVSNYGVVDLNGESLEAGNSQAMTAIVEKPKVDEAPSNLAVVGRYVLSEKIWDLLKYTPPGAGDEIQLTDAIADLMKQERVDAFYMNGKSHDCGSKLGYMKCFVEYGLKHQADGEAFGEWLGHRHSPA, from the coding sequence ATGGTCAAAAAAGCAGTTATCCCAGTAGCAGGTCTAGGCACACGAATGTTGCCAGCCACCAAGGCCATTCCAAAAGAAATGCTCCCCATTGTAGACAAGCCCCTCATCCAGTACATCGTGGAAGAATGCGCCGCTGCGGGCATTACTGAAATCGTATTGGTGACGCATTCATCAAAAAACGCCATTGAAAACCACTTCGATACATCGTTTGAATTAGAATCCACACTTGAAAAGCGAGTGAAACGCCAACTCTTAGAAGAAGTGCAAAGCATCACGCCTGATGGCGTTACTATCATGCATGTTCGCCAGGGCCATGCGAAAGGTTTAGGCCATGCTGTGTTATGTGCGCTACCTGTAGTAGGAGAGGAACCATTCGCAGTGGTCTTGCCAGATGTATTAATTGACCAATACGAAAGCGACTTAAAAACGCAAAACCTAGCGCAAATGATCAAAACGTTTGATGCAACCAATGTGAGCCAAATCATGGTAGAGGCTGTACCGCAAGAAAAGGTAAGCAACTATGGTGTAGTAGACCTCAATGGCGAAAGCTTAGAAGCTGGTAATAGCCAAGCGATGACAGCAATAGTAGAGAAGCCCAAGGTAGACGAAGCACCAAGCAATTTAGCGGTAGTTGGCCGATACGTACTAAGTGAAAAAATCTGGGATCTACTAAAATATACGCCACCTGGCGCAGGCGATGAAATCCAGTTAACCGATGCTATCGCTGATTTGATGAAACAAGAGCGCGTGGATGCGTTTTATATGAACGGTAAAAGTCATGACTGTGGCAGTAAACTCGGGTACATGAAGTGCTTTGTAGAATATGGCTTAAAACACCAAGCTGACGGCGAAGCATTTGGTGAATGGTTAGGGCATCGTCATTCTCCGGCTTGA
- the rfbA gene encoding glucose-1-phosphate thymidylyltransferase RfbA: MKGIVLAGGSGTRLYPITMGVSKQLLPIYDKPMIFYPISVLMLAGIRDILIISTPEDMTGYQRLLKDGSQFGVKFSYEIQPSPDGLAQAFIIGEEFIGDDDVALVLGDNIFYGQGFTPKLKEALENAKGGKGATVFGYQVKDPERFGVVEFNQSMKAISIEEKPKNPKSNYAVTGLYFYDNRVVDIAKTVKPSDRGELEITCINNAYLEQNSLNVELLGRGFAWLDTGTHESLLQAAQFVETIESRQGYKVACLEEIAFNNGWLSKSDLKELAKPMQKNSYGKYMLSLAKGEL; encoded by the coding sequence ATGAAAGGTATTGTTCTAGCCGGTGGTTCAGGTACACGTTTGTATCCAATTACCATGGGCGTTTCTAAGCAGCTTCTTCCTATATACGATAAGCCTATGATTTTTTATCCGATTTCTGTGCTTATGCTTGCAGGTATTCGAGACATATTAATTATATCAACACCAGAGGACATGACTGGATATCAGCGACTGTTGAAGGATGGTAGTCAGTTTGGGGTTAAGTTTTCTTATGAAATACAACCAAGCCCAGATGGCTTAGCGCAAGCATTTATCATTGGCGAAGAGTTTATTGGCGATGACGATGTGGCTCTGGTTTTAGGGGATAATATTTTCTATGGGCAAGGTTTTACACCTAAGCTAAAAGAAGCACTTGAAAACGCGAAAGGAGGTAAGGGAGCCACAGTTTTTGGCTACCAGGTAAAAGATCCTGAACGTTTTGGTGTAGTAGAGTTCAATCAATCTATGAAAGCGATTTCCATCGAAGAAAAGCCAAAAAACCCAAAATCGAATTATGCAGTCACAGGGTTGTACTTTTACGACAACAGAGTTGTTGATATCGCTAAGACAGTAAAACCGTCTGACAGAGGCGAGTTAGAAATTACCTGCATCAACAATGCATACCTAGAGCAAAACAGCCTTAACGTTGAGCTTCTAGGTCGCGGCTTTGCATGGTTAGATACAGGTACTCATGAAAGCTTACTGCAAGCCGCGCAATTTGTTGAAACCATCGAAAGTCGGCAAGGCTATAAAGTGGCCTGTTTAGAGGAGATTGCTTTTAATAATGGTTGGCTAAGCAAGTCCGATTTGAAAGAACTTGCAAAACCAATGCAAAAGAACAGCTACGGAAAGTATATGCTAAGTCTTGCAAAAGGCGAATTATGA
- a CDS encoding adenylyltransferase/cytidyltransferase family protein: MSKRVITFGTFDVFHVGHINILERAKSQGDYLIVGVSSDKLNFEKKGRYPVYSQSQRMKILSALSCVDEVFVEESLEKKPDYIQEYNANVLVMGDDWSGKFDTMKAFCDVVYLPRTPSISTTEIIEVVKNL, from the coding sequence ATGAGTAAACGAGTTATTACGTTTGGAACATTTGATGTGTTTCATGTGGGGCATATTAATATCTTGGAACGAGCCAAATCCCAAGGTGATTACCTTATAGTGGGTGTCTCTTCTGATAAGCTTAATTTTGAGAAAAAAGGTCGATATCCGGTTTATAGTCAGTCTCAACGTATGAAAATACTCAGTGCTTTGTCATGCGTGGACGAAGTATTCGTTGAGGAGTCTTTAGAAAAGAAGCCTGATTATATTCAAGAGTATAATGCTAACGTGCTTGTAATGGGTGATGACTGGAGTGGTAAGTTCGATACCATGAAAGCATTTTGCGATGTGGTTTACTTACCTAGAACGCCGTCAATATCAACTACCGAAATTATCGAAGTAGTAAAAAATCTTTAG
- the pgi gene encoding glucose-6-phosphate isomerase, which translates to MLTSLPEYQALSQHYSDVQQTSMRQWFEQNPNRFTEYTLQAAGITLDYSKNRVACETMQKLADLARARFIPEAIEAMFKGDLVNPSEGRPALHTALRNFSDGPVMVDGKDVMPEVRKTLTRMKEFCWRIRNQHWRGFSNKPFTDVVSIGIGGSFLGPKLASQALKPYWGKKINCHYLANIDGSNLTEVLQGLNPETTLFIVQSKSFGTQETLKNAIECRQWFLDNGGQESDLPRHFTAVTANVEKAKAFGINEKNIFPMWDWVGGRYSLWSAIGLPLMLTIGHENFKQVLQGAHEMDVHFRTAPLEQNMPVIMAMLGVWYINFFNAQSHAILPYDHYLRGLPAHIQQLDMESNGKSVDIHGSKLNYQAGPIIWGGVGSNGQHAYHQLLHQGTQFVPCDFIMPLQTHNPVDSFHELLISNCLSQSQALMQGKTLEEAKEELRKEGKSEREIAVLAPQKVIPGNRPSNTIFFDKANPKIVGALIALYEHKVFVQGKIWDINSFDQWGVELGKQLGNQVHAAIQAEGDTNIDNHFDASTLGLIKAFRSMKHKL; encoded by the coding sequence ATGCTGACTTCTCTTCCAGAATACCAAGCCTTATCACAGCATTATAGCGACGTTCAACAGACCTCCATGCGCCAATGGTTTGAACAAAACCCAAATCGATTCACTGAATATACTCTTCAAGCCGCAGGCATAACTCTTGATTACTCGAAAAACCGAGTTGCGTGCGAGACTATGCAGAAACTAGCGGATTTGGCTCGTGCGCGATTCATCCCAGAAGCGATAGAAGCCATGTTCAAAGGGGATTTGGTTAACCCCAGCGAGGGCCGACCGGCGCTTCATACAGCACTTCGTAATTTCAGTGATGGACCAGTTATGGTCGATGGCAAGGACGTGATGCCGGAGGTGCGGAAAACGCTGACTCGCATGAAGGAATTCTGCTGGCGTATTCGTAATCAGCATTGGCGTGGCTTCAGTAACAAGCCTTTCACAGATGTTGTGTCCATCGGTATTGGCGGTTCGTTTTTAGGGCCAAAACTCGCTTCACAAGCCCTCAAGCCTTATTGGGGTAAAAAAATAAACTGTCACTATTTGGCCAACATTGATGGCTCAAATCTAACGGAAGTGCTACAAGGCTTAAACCCAGAAACCACGCTTTTTATCGTACAAAGCAAAAGCTTTGGTACTCAAGAAACCTTAAAAAACGCGATCGAATGCCGTCAATGGTTTTTGGATAACGGCGGACAAGAAAGCGATTTACCAAGGCATTTCACAGCGGTTACCGCCAATGTAGAAAAAGCCAAAGCCTTTGGTATTAATGAAAAAAATATCTTTCCCATGTGGGACTGGGTCGGCGGTCGTTATTCTTTATGGAGCGCAATCGGCTTGCCGCTTATGCTTACAATTGGTCATGAAAATTTCAAGCAAGTTTTACAAGGTGCTCACGAAATGGATGTACATTTCCGCACTGCGCCGCTAGAGCAAAACATGCCCGTGATCATGGCCATGCTAGGGGTTTGGTATATCAACTTCTTCAATGCACAAAGTCATGCCATCTTGCCATATGACCATTATCTGCGAGGTCTACCCGCACACATTCAGCAGTTAGATATGGAAAGCAACGGCAAAAGCGTCGATATACATGGCAGTAAACTGAATTACCAAGCAGGCCCAATTATCTGGGGCGGTGTAGGCAGTAATGGTCAGCATGCTTATCACCAATTATTGCATCAGGGTACTCAATTCGTTCCTTGTGATTTCATTATGCCACTGCAAACGCATAATCCAGTCGATAGTTTTCATGAGCTTCTCATCAGTAATTGCTTAAGTCAAAGCCAAGCGCTAATGCAGGGTAAAACCTTGGAAGAAGCGAAAGAAGAATTGCGCAAAGAAGGTAAAAGCGAACGGGAAATCGCCGTACTGGCCCCGCAAAAGGTAATACCAGGGAACCGCCCAAGTAATACCATCTTCTTTGATAAAGCCAACCCCAAAATCGTCGGCGCACTCATTGCTCTATACGAGCACAAAGTTTTTGTGCAAGGCAAAATCTGGGATATCAACAGCTTCGATCAATGGGGGGTAGAGCTTGGCAAGCAATTAGGCAACCAAGTTCATGCTGCAATACAAGCGGAAGGCGATACGAATATCGATAATCACTTTGACGCATCCACCCTTGGCTTAATCAAAGCCTTTAGAAGTATGAAACACAAGCTTTGA
- a CDS encoding CDP-glycerol glycerophosphotransferase family protein, with protein sequence MNAKTNNAVTVYFDVEELYYLPQYLPIRRILRLYGATTVFVLQGQQSNRVPRILLDEGVGIEEVRFVSSKSEALNLCIVDKPDWLILGNSFSGIDDLHPNTKTALVSHGIGPKSCYYTVSDTPTTVRFVEGPYRTARLQEMYPGQCFVDTGYAKLDPAVNGDLGGTKPSDYGLDDNKKTLLYAPTFYPSSIECFDHQFPLHFSEYNIILKPHFFSLSVSKYEKQKNILERWAKYPNVYLADVDESNILPFMVVADVLISDASSTLFEFAALNKPVVWCDFLKLRWTYRGIFSFRFRKRMDPDLYKYADIAAHAKSYRELKSVIQKQITHPDEFASQRSRYTLSLAGNVDGKASERIVQYILNYEEA encoded by the coding sequence GTGAACGCAAAAACTAATAACGCGGTTACGGTGTATTTCGATGTGGAGGAGTTATATTACCTTCCTCAGTATTTGCCAATACGCAGAATTTTGAGACTATATGGCGCTACTACGGTGTTTGTCTTACAAGGACAGCAGTCAAATAGAGTACCACGCATATTGCTTGATGAGGGGGTCGGTATTGAGGAAGTGCGGTTTGTATCCTCTAAATCAGAAGCCTTGAATCTCTGCATAGTCGATAAACCAGACTGGCTTATTCTTGGTAATTCTTTTAGTGGTATTGACGACCTTCACCCTAATACTAAAACAGCCCTTGTCAGTCATGGCATTGGGCCAAAATCATGCTATTACACTGTGTCAGACACCCCAACCACAGTGCGCTTTGTAGAAGGGCCTTACCGGACTGCTCGGTTACAAGAAATGTACCCAGGCCAGTGTTTTGTCGACACTGGATACGCAAAGTTGGATCCAGCAGTGAATGGTGATTTGGGAGGCACCAAACCTTCTGACTACGGGTTAGATGACAATAAAAAGACACTACTTTACGCCCCAACGTTTTACCCAAGCAGTATAGAGTGCTTCGACCATCAGTTTCCTCTACACTTTTCTGAATACAACATTATTCTGAAACCTCACTTCTTTTCGCTTTCTGTATCAAAGTATGAAAAGCAAAAAAACATTCTTGAAAGATGGGCGAAGTATCCAAACGTTTATTTGGCTGATGTGGATGAATCCAATATATTGCCTTTCATGGTCGTTGCCGACGTGTTAATCAGTGATGCTAGTTCTACGTTGTTCGAGTTTGCTGCGCTGAACAAACCAGTTGTTTGGTGCGATTTTTTAAAACTCAGATGGACTTATCGAGGAATATTCTCATTTAGGTTTAGAAAGAGAATGGATCCAGATTTGTATAAATATGCAGATATTGCGGCTCATGCCAAATCATACCGAGAATTAAAATCTGTCATTCAAAAACAAATCACACACCCAGATGAATTCGCATCACAAAGGTCTCGCTATACGCTATCATTGGCCGGAAATGTAGATGGCAAAGCCAGTGAGCGTATTGTGCAATATATACTCAATTATGAGGAAGCATGA